The Candidatus Goldiibacteriota bacterium nucleotide sequence GCGTCTTCTCTGAAAGACTTTGTCAACACTTTTTACGCCTTGATCTCATCTCTGAAAGTAGTTTCTTTTAGTCTTCTCTTCGTCGCAGACATAAAGTCCCGACAATATAATTGTCCAATTAGGCTCCCTAATCTCTACAACAGTCCAACGCAATCTTACCCGCGTCGACTAGACGCACTACAGGGCAGCCATTTTATTATCCGCTGTATATCTTTCAACATAAGGACGGTTTTCTTTTAACATATAATATATTATCTCCGCCATTTGCCTGGCAACCGCGACAATTGCTTTATTCCCGCCGCGTCTGGATTTAACATTGGCATATATGCTCTCAAAATAAGCCGAGCACCTTATCGCCACCCAAGCCCCTTCTATAAACGCTTCTTTTAGGTGCTTGTTGCAGTCTTTTATTAACGAGCCCCTGTATATATGATCGGAACTCGAGTGTTCTCTTGGAACAAGCCCACTATAAGATGCCAGCTTCTTCGCCTTTGAAAACCTTGCTATGTCCGCTATCTCAAGAGCAATCGTTCTGGATAAAACAACACCTAAACCCGGAATTGTTTTTATTAATTCTACATACCTGTTTTCTTTTGTTATTTCGCCGGCGCTTCTTTCCACCGTTTTTATCTTTGAAGTTATTACATCCAGCATATCTAATTCGTTATCAAGCAAAACTTTTTCGGTTTTTGGCAGTTCGGCTTCTTCCATATACC carries:
- a CDS encoding IS110 family transposase; protein product: MYYLGIDCHKYFSYVTALDETGQVKFKGKMGNRKDDFEKLLNGLGERCKATVETGYDWGIIYDMLTEMGVEVILAHAKKIKLITMNPQKTDKRDSLILAQLLRTNMIPRVYAPTQEMRRNKAVLRERQFYTKIRTMTKNKVHKLLHRNGIKMNGYSDAFGKSGRRYMEEAELPKTEKVLLDNELDMLDVITSKIKTVERSAGEITKENRYVELIKTIPGLGVVLSRTIALEIADIARFSKAKKLASYSGLVPREHSSSDHIYRGSLIKDCNKHLKEAFIEGAWVAIRCSAYFESIYANVKSRRGGNKAIVAVARQMAEIIYYMLKENRPYVERYTADNKMAAL